The DNA region GCGGCTTCCTTCGCGGCAAAGACCACCATCGCGGCGCGGCCCGGCTCGTCCCGCGGCAGGGCGGCGCGTTCCGAAGGGTTCAGGATCGTGTCCCACAGGAGGGGGTCGAGGGGGGTCTCGGGTTCGAGGTCCAGTCCGATTGCGCCTGCACTGGCGGGCCCGACGATGGCGAGGCAAAGCCGGTCTGAATGGCTGATCGTGCCTGTCACTCCTTCGGGCCAGAGCGGCGCGCGGTCTTCGCCCATCGGCAGCCTGTCCAGCACCAGCCCTGCCTGTCGCGCTGCCGCGCGCGCGGCGCGCCGCCCGGCGGCGAACTCTCGGGCGCGGCGCGGGATGACGCCGGGCGGTGTGTCTGGGTCGTGCGGGGCTTCGGCGCGGGGGTCGGCCGCGGCAAGGGCAAAGCCCGGTGCCAGCCAGCGGGCAACCAGCGACAGGGCCTCCTCTTTGCCCAGATACGCCGGGGGTGCGGGGGCAACGCCCCCGCCTAGCTCAGGCATCCTCGCCCACGCGGCCCGCGCGCATCGCCCGGCGCCGGGCCATGGCGTCGAGCCGTGCGCCCGCGCGGTCTTCCGCCGGGGCGGGCGGCGCCTTCGGCCCTTCCAGATGCGCCGCCAGTTGCGACAGGACCGGGAAGCGGAAGATGTCGGTGATGGTCAGCTTGGTCAGCCCCAGCCCATCCCGCAACTCCCGGTGAGCCTGCACCGCCAGCAGCGAATGGCCGCCAAGCGCGAAGAAGTTGTCGCGCGCACCGACCTTGGGCACGCCCAGGACGCGCGCCCAGATGGCGGCGATCTGTTCGGCCAGTCCTTCCTCAGGCGCCTCGAAGGACTCGGGGGCGCGTTGCGCCTGCGGCGCGGGCAGGGCCTTGCGGTCCACCTTGCGGTTGGGGGTCAGGGGGAAGCTGTCCAGCCGCACCACATGGGCAGGCACCATATGAGCCGGCAGATGATCGGCCAGTGCGGCCTTCAGCGCGACCTCCTCTGCCGGGCCGGTGACATAGGCCACCAGCCGCGTATCGCCGGGGCTGTCCTCGCGCGCCAGAACCACGGCCTGGGTCACGCCCGGCTGCTCTTCCAGCGCGGCCTCGATTTCGCCCAGTTCGATGCGGTAGCCGCGCAGCTTGACCTGGTGGTCGGCACGGCCCAGGAAATCCAGCTTGCCATCCGCGCGCCTGCGCACCAGGTCGCCGGTGCGGTACATGCGGCCGCCCAGGAACGGGTCGGACTTGAAGCGGTCTTCCGTCAGGTCGGGCCGCTGCCAGTAGCCGCGCGCCACGCCGGCGCCGCCGATCCACAGTTCCCCAGGCGTGCCCACCGGCACCGGAGCGCCGGCCTCGTCCAGCACATAAAGCCTTGTGTTGGCGATGGGCGTGCCGATGTTCGTCACCGGCTCGACCGCCAGCACCTCTTCGACCGAGGACCAGATGGTGGTTTCGGTCGGGCCATACATGTTCAGAAGCCGCGCGGGCGTGGCCTTCTTCAGTTCGGCCACCAGGGCGCCGGGCAGCGCCTCGCCGCCGACCATGAGCGTCTTCACCCCGGCAAGGGCAGCGCGGGCCTCGTCGTTCATGGCGATCATGCGGGCCATGGACGGGGTGCATTGCAGGTGCGTCACGCGGTGGCGGATCAGTTGCGCGGCGATGGAGAAATCGTCGGCCTCGACCCCGCCGCCCGAATTGGCGCGGCGCACCACTTCGGCCAGGGGATACAGCCCCTCCATCACCACTTCGGGCGCGATGCCATAGTCGATGAGGCAGGCCACCTCGGTCACGCCGATGCGCTTCAGCCCTTCCACACGCGCCAGCGCATCCTCGACCGTGCCGAACAGGCCCGATTCCTCGAAATAGCGCTGGAAGGCGAAGTCGAGGATGCCTTCCATCTCTTCGGGCGCGAGCGAGCGGATGTCGATGTCCGCCGGGTTCGTGACACCTTGCGGTTTCTTGAAGGCCGGGAAGGCCCAGGCATATTGCTTGATGAGCCCCGCGGCCGAACGGAGGTAATCCTTCATCGGCCCCCGCGCCACCTCGCGTGCACGGTCGCGGTCGCGGGCCAGGTAGGTGTGCAGCATCAGCGTGATGGTGTGGTTTGCCGGATCATGCCCCGCCGCCCGAAGGGCGGCGTGGTAGATGCCGATCTTCTCCGCCACCTCCTCGATGGTCTGTCCCAGCAGATGGGTCAGCACGTTGGCGCCGATCTGCCCGGCCTCGCGCCAGGTTTCGGGGTTGCCCGCCGTCGTCACCCAGACGGGCAATTCCTTAGACACCGGGCGCGGCTGCGTCTTCACCGCGAAGGTTCCGGTCCTGGTCGGAAACTCCACTGCCTCGCCGCGCCACAGACGTCGCACCTGGTCGATGGCGGTGAACATGGCGGCGCGGTTGTCGGGCGGGGTGTTTTCGGGGCGCAGCACGAAATCGTCAGGGTGCCAGCCGCTTGCGATGGCCATGCCGGCACGGCCGTTCGTCAGGTTGTCGATCACCGCCCATTCCTCGGCGATGCGGGCCGGGTGGTGCAGGGGGGCAACGCAGGACCCCGCGCGCACGCCGATGTTCCGCGTGACCGCCGCCACCGCCGCGCCGGTCACCGAGGGGTTGGGATAGGGGCCGCCGAAGGCGTGGAAGTGCCGCTCGGGCGTCCAGACGGCAACGAAGCCGTGGCTGTCGGCGAATTTTGCGCCCTCGAGCAGAAGTTCGTACTTCTTAGGCCCCGCGCCGTCGTCATTGCCCCAGTAATACAGCGAGAAGTCCATCTTCTGCGCCGATCCGATGCGGCCCGACGACACCGTGGCGCGGTCCTCGTCGGACGAGATCACCACCTTGAACCCGCGCGCCAGCGTCCAGAACAGCTCCAGCACCGAGATGTCGAAGGACAGCGAGGTCACCGCCAGCCAGGTGCCGGGATCGGTGCCGATGCGGTCGTCCATGCCGGTGAAGAAGTTCGACACGTTGCGGTGTTCGACCATCACCCCCTTGGGCCTGCCGGTCGAACCCGAGGTGTAGATCATGTAGGCCAGGTCCTCGCCGCCTATCGCGACGCCGGGGTTGGCGTCGGGCGCCAGCGCCAGCCGTCCGTCATGGTCCAGCGCCAGAAGCTCTGGCCCCCTTGGCAGGCTGTCTTCGACCGCGGCCTGCGTCACGATCACCGGGCAACCCGAATCCTCGATGTAAAGCGCGATGCGGTCGGCGGGATAGGCCGGGTCCATCGGCACATAGGCGCCGCCGGCCTTCAGGATCGCCAGCGCGCCGATGATCAGGTCGGGGCTGCGGCGGGTGGCAAGGCCGACCAGCGTGCCGGGGGTGACGCCCATCTGCATCAGCACATGCGCCGCGCGGTTGGCGCGGGCGTTCAGCTGCGCATAGGTCAGCGTGATCCC from Neotabrizicola shimadae includes:
- a CDS encoding 4'-phosphopantetheinyl transferase family protein gives rise to the protein MPELGGGVAPAPPAYLGKEEALSLVARWLAPGFALAAADPRAEAPHDPDTPPGVIPRRAREFAAGRRAARAAARQAGLVLDRLPMGEDRAPLWPEGVTGTISHSDRLCLAIVGPASAGAIGLDLEPETPLDPLLWDTILNPSERAALPRDEPGRAAMVVFAAKEAAYKAQYPLTRRLFGFHDLEVTLVPGAFRATFTAAHPPFVPGDVIAGHWGRAGGHVIAFAAVPL
- a CDS encoding MupA/Atu3671 family FMN-dependent luciferase-like monooxygenase, whose amino-acid sequence is MSLSAILIGNESLTRQCGEMWQARGHRLTCVITRHAGTAQWAKGAGIPVLPPGSVPEESADWILSIANLSVIGPALLAKATKGAVNFHDGPLPAHAGLNAPVWAILAGDARHGITWHLIEGGVDEGDILAERSFDIAPTDTALTLNTRCFEAALDSFPEVMAEIEAGIPYRRKQVLPHLNHHRRADRPAAQGLLDFTQPTAALLRLIRALDHGSYANPVTLPKILDGERVLVVGPAEPAQGHGTPGQVLEATPAGLVVASADGAIRLTGLRDMAGAAVCPTTVTALRAPSSDEAARWTEALARTAPQEAAVARALASLAPASLPVTETGIPGIRHIALDLPADALTLPRLAAAAVRLTGQAQADLARRAGQAPGMSGWLPLRVDLGQPLSAIADALARPAPQGGFAADLILRDPRLKGLRPPMIALGEDDAPLPGAALTLTPRAIHYDAARVLYAEAQAIAARLTCFVQAAAATPGAALADLPILPESERQDLIHRWNATDHAFPADLTLHAAIEAQAARTPDAPAVAFEGITLTYAQLNARANRAAHVLMQMGVTPGTLVGLATRRSPDLIIGALAILKAGGAYVPMDPAYPADRIALYIEDSGCPVIVTQAAVEDSLPRGPELLALDHDGRLALAPDANPGVAIGGEDLAYMIYTSGSTGRPKGVMVEHRNVSNFFTGMDDRIGTDPGTWLAVTSLSFDISVLELFWTLARGFKVVISSDEDRATVSSGRIGSAQKMDFSLYYWGNDDGAGPKKYELLLEGAKFADSHGFVAVWTPERHFHAFGGPYPNPSVTGAAVAAVTRNIGVRAGSCVAPLHHPARIAEEWAVIDNLTNGRAGMAIASGWHPDDFVLRPENTPPDNRAAMFTAIDQVRRLWRGEAVEFPTRTGTFAVKTQPRPVSKELPVWVTTAGNPETWREAGQIGANVLTHLLGQTIEEVAEKIGIYHAALRAAGHDPANHTITLMLHTYLARDRDRAREVARGPMKDYLRSAAGLIKQYAWAFPAFKKPQGVTNPADIDIRSLAPEEMEGILDFAFQRYFEESGLFGTVEDALARVEGLKRIGVTEVACLIDYGIAPEVVMEGLYPLAEVVRRANSGGGVEADDFSIAAQLIRHRVTHLQCTPSMARMIAMNDEARAALAGVKTLMVGGEALPGALVAELKKATPARLLNMYGPTETTIWSSVEEVLAVEPVTNIGTPIANTRLYVLDEAGAPVPVGTPGELWIGGAGVARGYWQRPDLTEDRFKSDPFLGGRMYRTGDLVRRRADGKLDFLGRADHQVKLRGYRIELGEIEAALEEQPGVTQAVVLAREDSPGDTRLVAYVTGPAEEVALKAALADHLPAHMVPAHVVRLDSFPLTPNRKVDRKALPAPQAQRAPESFEAPEEGLAEQIAAIWARVLGVPKVGARDNFFALGGHSLLAVQAHRELRDGLGLTKLTITDIFRFPVLSQLAAHLEGPKAPPAPAEDRAGARLDAMARRRAMRAGRVGEDA